The Microbacterium sp. SORGH_AS_0428 genome contains the following window.
TTCCTAACGGGGTTGCGCCGGTGGACCTGCACACACAATCGGAGGCCGTCGGCTTTACGCCCCCGTCCGACTACATACTTTTCGTAGGGGAGGTCTGTTGGCGTAAGGGAGCCGACGTCCTGGTGGACGCGTTTCGATCGTTCGCCGACACCCACCCCGCTGCTCACCTAGTCATGGTCGGCCCACTTAACGACGAGGTGGCGCCAGCAACAACGGCACTCGTGCGAGACCTACCAAGTCGGGTTCATCTCCTTGGGTCTCAGCAGTTCGACGTTGTCTCAAAACTGCTAAGCGGCGCTCGCGTCTTCTGCCTTCCGTCGCGAGCCGAAGGGCTGCCGAACGCTCTGCTTGAGGCGATGGTGCACGGCAGGGCCTCCGTCGTCAGTGACATACCAGCGCACCGAGAGGTTGGAGGCGACTCTGTGCTGTACTCAACGGTCGGTCGAGCCGGGGATCTCTCCGCCGCTCTCGCCCGCGCATGGTCCGACCACGACAGCTTGGGCGGCGCAGCTAGCGCTGCTGGCGCTCAGTTCGAGATCGATGCCATCGCTGATGTGTATGCGAAGCTGTATCTGAACCTGATGGAGGAAGATCGGCCGTGAACGAGTTTGCGATCGCCGTCGTGTCTATCGTCGTGGCGGTGGTCGCCTTCCCGCTGATCGCGCGATTTGCGGGCGCAAAACTCCTCCTAGCCCTCTTCCTTCTCCGGGTAGTCGTGGACGGGGCCTATACGTTCTCACTTGGCTCCCTCCCGATCACGTCGGTTCTCGGGATTCTCCTCCTAGTTGTAGGTGTGGCGCTAACCCTGCAGGGGCGGCGCG
Protein-coding sequences here:
- a CDS encoding glycosyltransferase family 4 protein gives rise to the protein MTHRSDREPRVLMVVDTAPPQYGGAGRQAYELARRLPSRGVKVRIVARKKENLRSVHPGVSFIGPFIKNEKVSNAVFALLVGLQALVGRYDIIHAHGAYYYGWTALAAAHIRRKPSVLKVTLMGRDDPASIRALRQFGVPVGKIIVRQFDYASRIIALTREIEAAVRDEKVESTVEWVPNGVAPVDLHTQSEAVGFTPPSDYILFVGEVCWRKGADVLVDAFRSFADTHPAAHLVMVGPLNDEVAPATTALVRDLPSRVHLLGSQQFDVVSKLLSGARVFCLPSRAEGLPNALLEAMVHGRASVVSDIPAHREVGGDSVLYSTVGRAGDLSAALARAWSDHDSLGGAASAAGAQFEIDAIADVYAKLYLNLMEEDRP